The Arachis duranensis cultivar V14167 unplaced genomic scaffold, aradu.V14167.gnm2.J7QH unplaced_Scaffold_194346, whole genome shotgun sequence region GCATGATGCTAACACATGCTCCGAGGTCACACATACAATCGATGAATTGAACTCTATTGACGGTGCAAGTGACCATACAAGGGCCCGGATCATCACACTTCTCGGGCAATGCTCCCATTAAAGCGGAAATAGAACTCCCCAATGGGATGGTTTCTAATTCAAGAATTCTATCATTGTTCATGCATAGATCTTTAAGGAATTTTGCATATCTAGGAACTTGATGGATAGCATCAAAGAGGGGGATGGTCacctcaactttcttgaacatttctaccattttggggtcgAGTTCTATGCGCTTCCTAGCTTTCTTTGCAAGTGTTGGAAATGGGAGTGGTTGAGcaatttcttcttccaaggtcctCTTGGTCTTGGGGGTCTCCTTCGTTGGTTGAGCTTCATCCTCAACTGTGACTTGTGGTGTCTCCTCTTCCACTACCTCTTCTATATCTATTCTCTCCTCCTCTTGAGTGATTGTGATGGGATTTGAATCCTTTGCTCCCTTCTCTTTTAATTGTGTTCCGGATCTaagggtgatggcattgatgcctcCCTTAGGATTGGGTTGAGGTTAAGAGGGAATGACGCTTTGGATTGGGGGTTGAGGAGTGGGATTTGATGGTGTATCCATTcgtgcaagaagagcttgtagTGTAGAGGTGAGGCCGGTGAGACCGGAAGCGAGTGTGTTTTGTagttccttttggccttggatGATGGTCCGGAGTGTTTCATCTTGGTTGGAGGGGGCGGTTGCATATGTGAGTTGGGGAGTTTATGATTGGTTGGGTGGTggtctttgatgtggtggttggtatgtttggtagtttctttgtgggttttgttggttgtgtggttgattttgttggttgtatggtgGCCGGTTTTGTGAgaaattttgtgagttgttgctccatctttgacctcctccattgatgttgttgtccctattcccttgttgatgattGTCTCTCTAATTTTGATTGTGATACCCACTCCCTTGATTGTAGCTTCCTCCTTGATAAGGGTGCCCTTGGTTAGGATTACCGCCTTGGTAGTACCCCTGAtttgggcggtcatagaaattaTGGGTAGCCGCCAAAGTGTTGTCTTCTTGAAGGCTTGGGCACTCATCCGTGTAGTGGGAATAGCAAGAACAGATGCCACACACTTTTTGAGGGACCAATTGTTGATTGTATTGTTGAGGGGGTGGGGCGTGTTGTTGGTAtggttgaatttgttgttggcTCAATTGGAGTTGCCTCAAGATGGATGTCATTTCGCTCAAGGATTGAGTTAGAGCGGTGGTTTCGCTACTAGTTGATACTTCATTCACGGTTCTTGGACGGTTGACTCTTCGTCTCATATGTTGATTGGATTTGGCTAAGTCAATGATAAGTTGCCATGCCTCCTCCGCTGTTTTATATTTAGACAAAGAACCATTGCTAGAGGTGTCCAAGAGAGTTCTATCTTGTTCTCGCATCCCTTGACATATGTATCCAAGCAATACTTGAGTGTCAAACATGTGATTAGGGCATGCGTCTAGTAGTTTACGAAACCGTTCCCAATACTCGTATAGTGGTTCCGTTTCACCTTGTACAATACAAGACATTTTCTTCCTTAGCCTATCCATCTTCTCCGGGggcaagaatttatccaagaatcctCGTCTAAGCAAGTCCCAATCGGAGGTGACTTCACTAGATAGAGTGTAGAACCATTCTTTAGCCTTGTCttcaagagagaaagggaaagcaaacaaccatatagcaACCTCATCAGATCCTTCCCGTCTAGTTGTTGAGCATATACGATGAAAGTCTTTGAGATGTCGAATAGGATCTTGTGCGGGAAGCCCATGAAACTTAGGTAGGAGGTTGATCAAAGcggtcttcaattcaaagtttgcATTCAAGTTGGGGTGAGTTACATGAAGGGGTTGAAGGACATAATCCGATGCACCCGCTTCCTTGATAGTAACTCTCCTCGGAGCATCCATGGTGTTGGTACCTAAAACGAAAGAGGAGTTGTTAGTGATATTGATGGAAGTATGACTAATGCCTTCTTTGAGTAACGGTTCAATGTTCACTTTTAGTAAGGTGGTTGAGGTGGTGAAGACCTCTTCACCTTTCCCAAACTTTGGCCACCTCCGAGCTTGTCTAATATGAAACAAAGTTCGTTCTATTTCCGGATCAAAGGGGACTAAGCTAGGATTCGGTTGGGAACGCGTCATGCAATGAAGGGGAAGTGAGATTCATGGTGACGATGAGGGGTTAGTCACTTgaaaaatttacaataaaatgCAACTATGTACATATATACACGTTTATGCTaaacaataacatggcacactaagcaaattccccggcaacggcgccattttgataaacGAAAATTATCATGCCGATATAGAATTCAATAATGGATataatcgtgagtatagtctaatcgacactCAAACTTTGCatcaaacaatcctacaatctataaccgagagtattagtctcccgagtcgtcctcccttggaattgctagagcatgcatcttattgattagaaaaccttgttatgattctttgaaGGTTTAGCAAAAATAGATGACAAGCAATCAATCTTTAAAAGACTTGGcctagggttggcattagaaattctatccttatagttccttcaatgatgacaacaattaggccttgcttcatttagttaacccctaggtatagaggaaagtcaaatgagagtaattaacttgagtcacaagtcctagttttACCTTAGggaaatctagctttagtgcactccaagtcaattagcaatttctaattccaaatcaacaattgacataaaCTATTCAACTCTTTCTAATGGcccaaaccctatgccaagtaagaaacttttactccataactagtgtaaaaatgagctaaaagtcCCTTAACCCTTCAACCCTTGGTCTTCTTAAGCTTTTCCCGCCAAGGCACTTCCCCAAGATGGGATCCCCAACTCTCTCCACGCCCAAGTCACGTGGctctttaaaaaatcatattcgaaCATCGGCACGCACGCGTGTCTTGTAATGTGCGCGGAGGTgtaatgtacgcgtgcgcgctcATGAAGATCATGGCCTAGCCGCTACACAAGCCGGCTCATGGCTTGGCTCTTGGCTTCGACTTCTAGCTGCTCAattcacgcggacgcgccaagtgcgcgcacgcgcccttgCTGAAGTTTCCAAAGTTCAATTCTCACGCTCCCTTCCTTTGCACCCGTCCTCCTTTTCTCTTCCGGTCCATCCCTGCCCTAtattctgaaaccacttaacacacaggtcacggcattgaatggcaccaagagaagattagaaatttatctaatttagtgcaaaataagcatgttttcatccataaggcaaaattaggaaaggaacacaaagtcttgtattttcatatagAAAGCATGTGgaattattgataaaacccttgaaatcaacacaagataaaccctcaaaatggggtataTCAACGCTCAATAAATAGGTACTATAAAGCTTTTATGTATTATACCAGAGGCATTAATTTTCAGGGTGACATGTCTTTGTTCTGACTGCTTCGTCTCACTTGAAAAAAGCTGCAACACGTAAACAACCAGTTCTAAGCAGTTGAAAATATATTTAGCAAAATTAATCAGGACAAAAGAAAATCTACCTCGTAGAAATAGGGACTTTTAGCAGCCAAGATAGGGGAACTGATATGTAATGTTTTAACTCTCACAGAACAAAGTTCCAGTCTGCATCATCGGCTTCATCACCTAAATTAGCAAAAaccagaattaaaaaaaaattgtaaatcagTGCAGAACCAACAACTTCATTATTAAGTAGAACATATCTATTATCTAGTCAATAGGTGACTGTTATACTCTTTGTAAAACACTAATTTCTAGTTCCAGTTATGCTCTTGTTTATATCAAACAATACATTTATATTGATTAATGTTCCACATTTCCAATTCCTATAAACACAATTTTAAACATACCACTAATGGATAAACTAGACACCATAGCAAGTCATCAACTGAAAGCAAATATATGGGAAGGAACTAACATATGGAAAGCCGAGGAAACCCTTGGGAACCATCCAAATGGCCCATTACATCTTTCAACCTGTAACAATCTAACACTTGTTATGCATGATTTCACAGATCAGTATATCATAGTTCATCAGTTCACACTTCAGTGACTTCAGTTCACAGAGcttcacaaaatcaaataactaTTCAATCATACTCATCAGGGAGACAGAGACATGCAACAGTTATTCAATCAAATAatcataactaaaaaaaattacttagaaGCTCGAAGACACCTTCAACAGAGCATGCAACAGGGAGACAAAGACACCGAGTGACCAAGCAGTGGTGGAGCACCTTCGAAGGAACGAGGCTGCTGCGCAATGGAGGTGGCTGTTCGAAGGAACAACGGCGGCGGCACGAGGTGGTGGCTGGACGGAGGTGAGGGACGACTGGACGACAAGCTTGATGAGTCACAGAAGCCCTGTCGTGTGAGAGTCTGAGAGAGGCGTTCTCACTTCTGGAAGCTGGAAGCTCGACGAGATTGGGAATTTAGGATTGAATTAGGGATTTAGGGCTAAGCAGAGGCTGAAACGGCAACGTTTGGCTGCCCAGCCAAAAAATCGGCCGGGTCAcggttcggttcgaccgacCGGTTCACCGGTTCAATTCCGGTTTTTAAAATTTCTGGTTTTGCTTTTTGTCCGAGTCGTTTTTATGTGCGGTTCGCGGTTTAACCGGTTCGACCGGCCGGTCcgaaccggttttcagaaccttggtaAAAACTGGTTTGGGCAAGTACAATCCAGCATGAGATAAAATTTGTCCCTGAAACTTATTAATTGTCATGACAAACGATACTATTATAGAAAACTGTCTTCGTTGGAATCTAACCTGGGATGGTTTCATTTGTTGGTACCATATTCATTCTTGGAATCAAAGCAATATGACCCACATTGTTACCCGTTAAGACTTCACATTCTATGACATGATTTTCAAGCTTCCTAACTTGTAGCCTGACCATTGGATTGGTCAATATTTCTTAGTAACATCACCGGAACACCAACCTTAAGTATTAATTTATGTGGAAGCAAACCAGAGCAATTTATGATATTCAGTAATTCAGGACCATAGAGATCTAGTTGACTCTCCATATTCCCTTCATCCATACGAATGGAATCCGAACTAAGATATAATTTTTCCCCTCCAGGAATGATAATCATTAGATGGTTGTTGATCTCTTCAACGATATCTAGCGTGGGAGCCAGTATAGTTCTtgctttgaaaaaattttttgaggacatattttctaaaatatttggataagaaAAATGAACCAACTCATCAAATTCCTGGTCCGAAAAAGGAATAACAATATCTCCTGGAAGACATATCTCAGATTAACCATCCATATTGTCACCTATTAGACCATCACCAACTTTCAATAACCACTCACCAAATTGTTCTGTCTCATCTTGATCTGAAGCAGTCGTCCCTACAGAGAGTctcatattttt contains the following coding sequences:
- the LOC107472149 gene encoding uncharacterized protein LOC107472149; protein product: MDAPRRVTIKEAGASDYVLQPLHVTHPNLNANFELKTALINLLPKFHGLPAQDPIRHLKDFHRICSTTRREGSDEVAIWLFAFPFSLEDKAKEWFYTLSSEVTSDWDLLRRGFLDKFLPPEKMDRLRKKMSCIVQGETEPLYEYWERFRKLLDACPNHMFDTQVLLGYICQGMREQDRTLLDTSSNGSLSKYKTAEEAWQLIIDLAKSNQHMRRRVNRPRTVNEVSTSSETTALTQSLSEMTSILRQLQLSQQQIQPYQQHAPPPQQYNQQLVPQKVCGICSCYSHYTDECPSLQEDNTLAATHNFYDRPNQGYYQGEKGAKDSNPITITQEEERIDIEEVVEEETPQVTVEDEAQPTKETPKTKRTLEEEIAQPLPFPTLAKKARKRIELDPKMVEMFKKVEVTIPLFDAIHQVPRYAKFLKDLCMNNDRILELETIPLGSSISALMGALPEKCDDPGPCMVTCTVNRVQFIDCMCDLGACVSIMPLSVYRVLKLPPLKRSTARFVLADKSIITVTGVVEDVLVNIKGLVFPIDFYVLEMPSSETERASSILLGRPFL